GCTCATTCAGTGGAAGTTAACCCCGCTGTTGTACATGTGTGGAATCCTTCCACATGATTTGTTAATTCTCAGTTTTATAGGTTCCCTGGTAAACAGACTAACCCTCAGGGGACTCTCCCATGGAGCACGTCAGGTGTGAAATACATCGTGAGAAACTTTTTTATGAACCTGAGGAAGAAGACTTTAACGTCCCGTGGAGCGACTCGGACGAGCTCCCGGACATCCTGCCCCATCGAGCGCTCCCCAGACTACATTTTGGTCGTGCAGAATTCTAACGATGTCTcttaaaagacaaaaaataaaaacaacctGAGCAATGCCATATGGAAAATCCAACACTGCCTCCTACAGCACCATGCATGCGGAGCAGCATACCAGCCAGGCACAGACGGGGACTCGTTTTCAGCCTGGGAGTTTTCTGCCCAAGACCAGCCCATTTTGTTCTTGTTCTGGGAGAACTTTGATAAATGATTGTTATTAGGCCGATAAATTTATTACTGACATTCCAAGAAGAAaatagcagtaataataataataatgaaagtaGTAAACAGCATACTGAACTATTTAAGCAGTCTGATTTTTTTCAGCCCTGCCCTGCACGGTCTCTTTCTAACATCCCGTCGTTTGGGAAACATCCAGTGATTACCCATAGCACCCAATTAGCTGTGGCACCTCCCCAAACATCCACTGTCCTCACTGGGTTCTAAATAAGAGATGATCAAACTGATAATCCGCATATTTGCTCGTTTATCTGTGCGGAGcaatctgtgtctgtgtatctgtgcatGCCTGCACACACAAGTTGCTGTTTAACATTCTTGAGCTTTGTTATAAACTTGTCAAGTAATTTTGTTTCTGACCAGCATGACAGCTAAGTGGCCCACCGGGAATTTTCCAGAGTCTCCTGATTGACCACTCCGGGCCTAATACAGGCTGTACAGTTTAACTCTTCTTGACTTCACGTATGTTGCCCTCTATCTTCCGCAGGACTGAACTGACCCCAGAAAATCCCCTCTGGGTGGGGGCATGGTGGATTGGCTTCATCCTGGGAGGTATTGCCGCGCTCGTCATCGCGCTCCCTATTCTGGGATATCCACGGCAACTTCCAGGTAATTATCCACCCTCATTTTGCATTGTGCAGGCTTTGAAAGTCCTGTTACCATGTGACTTGCAATCTGTGTAGTATCGTTACATGAGAGATGGCGCTCGTAAAAGAGCTGCTACGGGTGTTCTCTGTAGGACTGCTGGGCTTTTAATTTCGGTGTTTTCATTGTCGTAATGGGTGCCAGGTTCTCAGCGTTATGTGGCTATGCGTGTATCGGAGGCCCATCAGATGAAGGATGGGAGCCAGGAGAGGGCGGCCGACCCGCAGTTTGGGAAGACAGTGAAAGACATGCCCAGGTAGACCCAGAGACCTTTCTGTGCACTGCCTCCTCATAATCCTCTTTTTGATGGTAGTGTTAGGGTGCTTGTCCACCACACCAAGTACCATGTTTTTAGTATGGTACTTTCCGTTactttccattgacttccggtcgagtaccagtaccaagtTCCAGTTCCAAAAGTGCCacaccagctggggtacttctgCAGTACTTCGGTACTTTGAAGTGTGACTTCTTTTCTTTGTTGATTGGTCATGCAAGTAGCCTGTCGATGAAACAGAATGCGAACGCCGCCGGGAAAGCAATAGCGAACTCAGAAGACAAGGATAAACAAAGTCAAACAAATAGATAAATATTGTGATCTGGTTGGGAGAACAGGTGCGACAAAAAGATAACAAACAGAGCATGACAAGAAATTTGCCTTAAAAATTTTCTTTAATGTACTAGGATGTGTTTAAATGTACTAGAATCCTAtggatgtgattttgttgtaaatatAGCAATTGTCATtatgttaatatttaatatcgttaatatttataaatattggggtatttataaaacaaaaaaggagttcATAAATATCTCACAAACTCATCAAGTGATGTAAACGGCAAGGatgaaaattattatttaagATTGTCTCAGAGAACACATTCAACGGTCGTGCAAAAACAGCAGAAGTAACCTAAACTGATCTCTGTACAGATAATCTATAAAAGGAGTAATCATTAAAATCGCAAAGCCTGCTAAGTATTTTTCCTGTGACGGAGTAACAGATTAAAAAGATTTTAGCAAAACTTTAACCCCTTGCACTATAATCTCTGTAAAGAATTGAAAGTATGAAAAAGCCTGATTTTTAATCTAGCTAACTAGCCATGTAAGAATTGCTTGTGTATAACATGCTATGTTGGTATTAGTCATGCATAATCCAGGCCTATAATATACTGCAGCCATTtttcgaattcagtacaaaataccgtGCCTcgcattgtgatgtcattctgGGCTGGTAACGGTTCAAAGGCCAGTGGAAAACAAACACCTTGAAATACCAGACTTTTTTAGAGTGATATTATTCTTAGCCAGGTTCTGTTGAACCAGCATCAGAATGTATCCATTGATGGGAcgtttatgcacttctgcaagtcgctctggctaagggcgtctgccaaatacctTAAATAtactttcttgaagtaccaaaagcatggtacctggtgtggtggaaaaggGGCCTATAGCACCCTTGGTATTAAGACCTCAGAGCTTACAGAGCCTGTTTGATAAACAGCTAATTgttttttccagatgccagacaTTCAGACCTTCATTGTCCTGATTAAGCCTTTTTTTCTGTCTCTGCCCTAAATGTTACACCGCAAGTTCAGCTGCACAGCCTCAGTCTGAGTcagcatctgtctgtctgtgcttgtCTAGGTCAGTAATGCTGCTGTTAAAAAACCCCACGTTCATTTTCCTGTGTTTCGCTGGAGCCACGGAGGCCACCCTCATCGCAGGCATGTCCACCTTCGGGCCCAAATTCCTGGAGTCTCAGTTCAGCCTCAGTGCATCTGAAGCGGCGACCTGGTTTGGTAAGAAAAAGAGGCATCTGACGCGTTTCCTGTGAGGCGGCAATCGCCGCGTGACAAACCAAAGAGTGGAAGAATAAGCGGGCCCGTCTCTGTTCGCCACCTCCGCAGGCTACATGGTGGTGCCCGCAGGTGGGGGTGGCACCTTCCTGGGCGGGTACTTCGTCAAGAAGCTCGGCCTTCGTTGCCGCGGCATCATCCGCTTCTGCATGCTGTGCGCCGTTGTCAGCCTGCTGGCCATATTCATCTTCCTCATGCACTGCCCCAATGTGCCCATGGCCGGCGTGACCACAGCCTACCACACCAGCCCAATCCAGTACCAGAACCAGTACCTCACCATGTTCCAGGACTCCAAAAACAGGTGGGAAATAGCACTGCTTTCAACGATGAACAGAAGACCACCCTATGACCTTGAATAAACTATAGTATGCTACTTCCATTAACCTCATAAACTAGGACAATGGTGCCTTATCTGCTCATATTTGGTAATCATTGTATTTTTTCCCAATATTATATAAACAAATAGCGATATTAAATATTGCCCTTTTGGCCATTTTCCTGTTCCTAAAGTTAATCGATAATCACACAAGCTTCTCTCTTTCTCGGAGAGAATTGTCACTTTGAACAACTGCAAAGGGCGTCAGCTACAGGACAGTACAGGACGGTTGCTTGCATTCTAGCAGTTACTCCGTGTTATGGTCAGGGGGCTTATGTCCAATCAAGGCTTGGAGAAAGTAATCCACGATCTCATTCCAGTaaggtggatttttttatgCTTTTCTCTGGTCTCCCTAAAATGACAATTATATAGTTGCAGCTTATTCAAAATTCCAGTGCAAGATTGCTTACTAAAACCGAGAAGAGCACACCTCCCAAATTGTTAGGTTTATGGCTTCCAGTCAGCTATAGaatggattttaaaatgctGCCAATTGCCTATAAATCACTAAACAGTCAAGGCACAAAATATATTTCTGAGATGCTTGAAGTCTGCAAACCAAACAAAGCCATTTTCTCCTCTGGAACTGGTCAACTAGCAGTTTGTAAAGCTAGAACTGAGCAGGGAGAAATGGCCTTCAGCTGCTATGCTGTCAGAAGCTGGAAGCGACTACCAGAGAATCTCAGACATGATACAGCTCTAGCCATTTATAAATTCAGGCTTAAGACCTTTTTATTTCACTATGCTTTTGTATACTGTGTTGTAATCTTagcttttttttatcattttaaagaCTTTTAATGCttgcaaataaaaatgtatttcattgtattttaaCCTCCAGAGACTTCATACATTATGTCAGTGTTATGTCAGTAGTGGCCCAAATTGTGGAGAAATTGCAGAACTTTGTTCCAGTTACTCCAGGaacttatttaatcatccagtgtATGATGTTTACAAATATTCTTTGAGTATAAACATTACCGCCAATATCCgtgtagtaatttttaaaacataatggCAAAAGTGTTTCCACAGTGTTGTCCACTAATGTAGATATGTTTTTAAtcttctgtaaagcactttgagttaCTCATGTGTGTGAACGGTGCTATGCAAATGATTCACCTCGCCTTGCCTTATAAAATCCCATTTTGTCAAAGGTCCCAGCTGACAGTGAACCTTACGGTGGGGTGCAATTCTGGATGTCACTGTACAGAGCAGCTGTACAACCCGGTGTGTGGATCTGACGGGATCATGTACTACTCGCCCTGCCATGCTGGCTGCGCCGCCGTGAACAACTCTCAGCGCACAACCGACCGACAGGTAAGCAGGCAGCAGTGCACGGAGATGTGCGtggatgagtgtgtgtgtttgtgagtgtgtcctAAAGTGTTTGGCCCTTCAGCATGTTTGTGGAGATATAGGGGCTGATATGGGCACATGAGGTCGCTTTCAACCCCAACATATTTGGTGCTACAGTTTGTGTACTTCTtactctcattctcctctgtACTTCTCCCTTGGCCCTTCTGTCGCTCTACCCAGCTGTTTTccagctgcagctgcataaTGGGGAATACAACTATGGAGGAGGGGTTTGCCCTCGCGGGAAAGTGCAGCTCCTCGTGCCAGCATATGCCTGTCTTACTCGTCTTCCTCTTCATCGTCATTTTCTTCACCTTCCTCTGCAGCATCCCTGCCCTCACCGCCACCCTCaggtacatttttttaaattttttttgggaATGTTACTCGCTGTACTATATAGCAGTCACTGTCAGCTGAAAGATATCAGATGCCACCAGGTCCACAGGTAGCAGCAAAACATCGGAGGCAAACTGTAAAACAGCCGAAACCAAAGTCCTGTCTTTACAACGCAGTTGACAGCATTGCATGGCTGGAAAATATTGCCAGAGGTTCCCAGCAAAGCAGACCGATTTCTGGCCAGCTGAAGCCGTGAATTTTTAGGATACTTCTGAGAAACAAGCTGCTTTGTGACGCCTCCCTTTGTCCCCCTAGCAAACtgtgcttctgaaagcctgcctTTGTCCCACTTGTAGGTGTGTACCAGACAGTCAGCGTTCCTTTGGACTGGGCATTCAGTGGATTGTTGTACGGACTCTTGGTATGTTTCACTTGTTGAATGATCAGATTTACAAGGTTTTAAACATTCCAGACTTGGATAAGTACCTTCCAAAAGTTATTCTCTGGCAGCCaaataaaataatcaaataaaaaatgtttttaaaaagataAATCAACAAATCAAGTTCAGACTTAAAGTTGACAAAAGACAAATGATTTGACTATAATGTTTTTCCCTGTGCTGTGTTTCAGGGGGAATCCCTGGCCCCATAGCTTTTGGATCCATGATTGACATCTCCTGCATCCTGTGGCAAGACCAGTGTGGAGAACAGGGTTCCTGCTACCTCTACCAGAACTCTGCCATGAGCAGCTACACACTTGCTGCGGGGGTCATTTATAAGGTGCTTGTCTGCATTATGGTACTGTAGCTCTCTAGGCATTGGTTTACTGTATCTGTGTCAGAGAGGTTATTTGACATAGTATTGTAGCTATGTTATGATTGTTAATAGGGATGTGTGCTTTTGATAGGAAATTTCAGCTTGTTTATGGTGGTGGGGAGAAATGATCGATATTCAGAGTTATATAGAGTATTATTTTGAGGATTGTTTCCCAGAGAGAGTATTCAGACTGTTGTCAATTGACTGTGGTTCTCTGTCAAGTTCTGGGACCATTCAGATGTAACTGTGGTTCTTTGCTTTCCGTCAGGTTCTAGGGACAGCCTTCTTCCTGCTGGCATGCATTCTATACCATCCCCCTCCAGAGTCCCCGCAGAGCAGCTGTGAGAGCACAGACCACGGTCTGGGGGACCCTGCCGACCTCCCCGTGAAGGAAGTCCCCAAAGAGATGATCTCCAATGTAAACGCAAATCTCTGATGTCGTTCTCTCACCGCTTGCCCACATGTTCACTGTGTCTGCCTTGGTTTGCTAGCCTCTTCATTGGGCTGGGTGTGTTGCACCatatcacacacacataaatcgTCATATTTCAACCAACACTGGTACGGAGTCAGGCACCATTTCCACTGAGACTTCCCTGTGGCACCTAGATGTGACTGCAGACACCCGTTTATGGAAGCCAGTGTATAGCTGTAAAGCACATTGTTACCAGCCCCATCCAAGtggctgtttatttttttttcatccctGAAATCCAGGGGATCAACTTGGAACAGAACAAGAATGAAATTAAGGGTGTGAAAGCGACAAATTAAAGCTAGATTAGATATTTGGTTAACTAATACATGTCATCGTATCTACTAACCTAGTGAAAATGACCACATTGTTGATTAGAGAGGTTTGTAGGGCTTATTGATATTGATTAGTATATTATTCGTTATATGACTGtacatattttaattcattttaatattttcttaaattttaTAGGTAGGGATTTTAGATAAACTATAGTTTATATGACAAGGACTGCAAGTGGCGTAAAGAATGAAACTGAAAGTGAAACAGGTATTTTTAAACGTTCTAtgtttgtctgtctgcttgCAAGGGTTATTGTGAGCTGTTAAGTTATGGGGCATGTGGCTTTTTCTAGAacacacattttaaaaagaaagtTATTTTGGAAGCTCTTCACTGGAGAACTCCACATAGATGGGTCTAGAAATGAATTGTCCCCTTCAAAATATCCTGAAATGAAGACGTCCAAAAAATGTTGTCCAGCTGTATTTACTCAGTGCAACTTAACAGCAAAGCGAAAGATGTCATAGCAACAGttcagaaaaaataaaataaaaaaataatcactgAGATGGTTAaaggatcacccccccccccctcccttgagTAGCTACACACTTGCTGCAGGGGTCATTTATAAGGTGCTTGTCTGACTGCATTATGGCAGCTCTCTAGGTTTACAGTATCTGTGTCAGAGATACTGCCTTTTGCTTTGATTACAGCCATGAGTCT
The window above is part of the Brienomyrus brachyistius isolate T26 unplaced genomic scaffold, BBRACH_0.4 scaffold102, whole genome shotgun sequence genome. Proteins encoded here:
- the LOC125727564 gene encoding solute carrier organic anion transporter family member 4A1-like isoform X2: MPNLQNANTSFSSRQELLDLQDGSTPGSLDDHDTAEIQDVSPEGSSPGSSSAVNQKIDTVSLGEGFREETGGSYGVRFVPTDSEHLCGWGALTPQCIQAFNTPRWVLFFLCVASFLQGMIINGFINTVITSIERRFDLRSYQTGLIASSYDIAACICLTFVSYFGGTGHKPKWLGWGVLIMALGSLVFALPHFTTPTYQVSMAEQTSLCLNNRTGPCHENRSGLSSYRFVFMLGQFLHGVGATPLYTLGVTYLDENVKSSYAPVYIGIFYTAAIVGPAAGYLLGGIFLNMYTEIHETTELTPENPLWVGAWWIGFILGGIAALVIALPILGYPRQLPGSQRYVAMRVSEAHQMKDGSQERAADPQFGKTVKDMPRSVMLLLKNPTFIFLCFAGATEATLIAGMSTFGPKFLESQFSLSASEAATWFGYMVVPAGGGGTFLGGYFVKKLGLRCRGIIRFCMLCAVVSLLAIFIFLMHCPNVPMAGVTTAYHTSPIQYQNQYLTMFQDSKNRSQLTVNLTVGCNSGCHCTEQLYNPVCGSDGIMYYSPCHAGCAAVNNSQRTTDRQLFSSCSCIMGNTTMEEGFALAGKCSSSCQHMPVLLVFLFIVIFFTFLCSIPALTATLRCVPDSQRSFGLGIQWIVVRTLGGIPGPIAFGSMIDISCILWQDQCGEQGSCYLYQNSAMSSYTLAAGVIYKVLGTAFFLLACILYHPPPESPQSSCESTDHGLGDPADLPVKEVPKEMISNE
- the LOC125727564 gene encoding solute carrier organic anion transporter family member 4A1-like isoform X1, translating into MPNLQNANTSFSSRQELLDLQDGSTPGSLDDHDTAEIQDVSPEGSSPGSSSAVNQKIDTVSLGEGFREETGGSYGVRFVPTDSEHLCGWGALTPQCIQAFNTPRWVLFFLCVASFLQGMIINGFINTVITSIERRFDLRSYQTGLIASSYDIAACICLTFVSYFGGTGHKPKWLGWGVLIMALGSLVFALPHFTTPTYQVSMAEQTSLCLNNRTGPCHENRSGLSSYRFVFMLGQFLHGVGATPLYTLGVTYLDENVKSSYAPVYIGIFYTAAIVGPAAGYLLGGIFLNMYTEIHETTELTPENPLWVGAWWIGFILGGIAALVIALPILGYPRQLPGSQRYVAMRVSEAHQMKDGSQERAADPQFGKTVKDMPRSVMLLLKNPTFIFLCFAGATEATLIAGMSTFGPKFLESQFSLSASEAATWFGYMVVPAGGGGTFLGGYFVKKLGLRCRGIIRFCMLCAVVSLLAIFIFLMHCPNVPMAGVTTAYHTSPIQYQNQYLTMFQDSKNRSQLTVNLTVGCNSGCHCTEQLYNPVCGSDGIMYYSPCHAGCAAVNNSQRTTDRQLFSSCSCIMGNTTMEEGFALAGKCSSSCQHMPVLLVFLFIVIFFTFLCSIPALTATLRCVPDSQRSFGLGIQWIVVRTLGGIPGPIAFGSMIDISCILWQDQCGEQGSCYLYQNSAMSSYTLAAGVIYKVLGTAFFLLACILYHPPPESPQSSCESTDHGLGDPADLPVKEVPKEMISNVNANL